The nucleotide sequence CCTGACCTCGTCCAGGAAGCGCGTGGCCATTCCAAGCGTGCGCTCGAGCTGCTGGGTCCTGCTTCGCGACACGTACTACCCCCCGGCTTCGGTACCTTCTTTTTTCGGCGGCTTGGTGGCGCTCAGCGCCTCCCCCCGCGACGAGACCGGCACCCGTTCGCCTATGCAAACCCGGAGCCACCGGAGAAGGTTTGCGTAAAGATTGAGGGATCACCGGGCGCACCCGCCGCAAAGGGGCGCAGGCGCGCCGACGGGCGCCCCGGTGCACGGGCAAGTGGCTGGCAGTACGCGGAAAACGCGCCAGCGGGATGGGACGAGGGCAGCCTGCGCGCACGATCCGGCACCAACCGTGCGCCGTCCCCGGATACGCGGCTGCCCCGCGCTGCACGGGGCGGCGCGGGGCATTCGTGGTGCGGCAAAACGACCGATGAAATGTGGCGGATTCAGGATTTCGCCGCTTCCTCCACCGCGCGGCGAAGGCGGGTCCACACGGCGGTGCCGTAGCGCAGGAAGTTGGCCCGCTCGCCCGGCAGCTCGGCCAGCCAGGCCCAGGCCGGCTGGTGTCCCTTGCGCGTGTTGCAGGCCAGGCAGGCCGTCACCAGGTTGCCGGGCGAGTTGTCGCCCCCGCGGGCGCGGGGCTGCACGTGGTCCAGCGAAAGCTGCTCGGGGGGAAACAGGCCGGCGCAGTACACGCACCGGTTGCCGTCGCGGTTGAAGATGCGTTCCCGCAGGCTGGCGTCGTCCCTCATGCGGGGAGCACCTCGAATCCCCCCGCCTGAAGCGAGTCGATCACCTGGCGCAGGTGGTCGCGCCCGCGCAGTTCCAGCATCAGGTCGATCTCGGCCTCGGTCACCCAGAGGTCGGCCATGGCGCGGTTGTGGTCCAGCCGCAGCACGTTGGCGCCCGTCTCCGCCAGCCGCGCCGTCAGCGCCGCCAGGGCGCCCGGCCTGTCCTTCACCCGCACCCGCAGGGTGGCGCGCCTGCCGTCCTGCACCAGCCCCCGGTCGATGATGCGCGACATCAGCGTGACGTCGATGTTCCCCCCGCTCAGGATCATCACCACGTTCTTTCCCGCCACGTCCGGCACGTGCCCGCCCACCACCGCCGCCACCGTGGTGGCGCACGCCGCCTCGGCCACCGTCTTTTCGCGCTCCAGCAGCAGCAGCACCCCCGCGGCGATCTCCTCCTCGCTCACCACCACCAGCTCGTCGACGTAGCGCTCGATGTGGCCGAAGGTGTTCTCCCCGATCCTGCGCACGGCGATGCCCTCGGCGATGGTTTCCGCCGGGGGGATGGTCACCAGCTCGCCCGCCTCCCGGGAGCGCAGCGCGGCGGGAAGCGCCGACGACTCCACCCCCACCAGGCGCACGCCGGGGCGGGTTTCCTTGATGG is from Longimicrobium sp. and encodes:
- a CDS encoding HNH endonuclease, whose protein sequence is MRDDASLRERIFNRDGNRCVYCAGLFPPEQLSLDHVQPRARGGDNSPGNLVTACLACNTRKGHQPAWAWLAELPGERANFLRYGTAVWTRLRRAVEEAAKS
- the ilvA gene encoding threonine ammonia-lyase; protein product: MVTLQDIREARERIAGQVVLTPCTPSETFGEMFGGSAWFKFENLQRTGSFKERGALNRMLLMPEGDRARGVIAASAGNHAQGVAYHAARLGIPATIVMPERTPLVKVSATEKYGARVVLHGSVYDEAMVEALRIREQEGQTLIHPFDDPAIIAGQGTIGLEVLEQVPYVDVVVCAVGGGGIISGIATAIKETRPGVRLVGVESSALPAALRSREAGELVTIPPAETIAEGIAVRRIGENTFGHIERYVDELVVVSEEEIAAGVLLLLEREKTVAEAACATTVAAVVGGHVPDVAGKNVVMILSGGNIDVTLMSRIIDRGLVQDGRRATLRVRVKDRPGALAALTARLAETGANVLRLDHNRAMADLWVTEAEIDLMLELRGRDHLRQVIDSLQAGGFEVLPA